One part of the Rutidosis leptorrhynchoides isolate AG116_Rl617_1_P2 chromosome 1, CSIRO_AGI_Rlap_v1, whole genome shotgun sequence genome encodes these proteins:
- the LOC139874890 gene encoding uncharacterized protein — translation MDFLALSIDLLFDSTSSEEEEEIQPRTRFQRQPRRFLNRDREAAGQLLWNDYFCENLTFPDDIFKRRFRMHKVLFLRIRDGILQHSYTPNAPDHFTCFQQRPDALGRLGFSTIQKITCALRQLSYGMTTDIFDEYIKMVEKTGYVTLNNFCKCIIDLYGREYLRKPNATDIARLYSAHEEKHGFKGMLGSIDCMHWAWKNCPVAWKGQYTRGDHGHPTIMFEAVASYDMWIWHAFFGMAGSNNDINVLNHSPLFDSLRKDRAAPSPFEVNGNQYPFSYYLADGIYPDL, via the coding sequence TCAAAGACAACCACGACGTTTTTTAAATAGAGATCGTGAAGCAGCGGGTCAATTATTGTGGAACGATTACTTTTGTGAAAATCTGACGTTTCCGGACGACATTTTCAAGAGACGATTTCGGATGCACAAAGTTTTATTTCTCCGTATCCGAGACGGTATTCTTCAACACTCTTATACTCCTAATGCCCCCGATCATTTTACTTGTTTCCAACAACGTCCGGATGCACTTGGACGTCTTGGTTTCTCAACTATTCAAAAAATAACTTGCGCGTTACGGCAATTGTCGTATGGGATGACAACAGATATATTTGATGAATATATTAAAATGGTAGAAAAAACGGGTTATGTTACTTTAAATAATTTTTGCAAGTGTATAATTGACTTATATGGGCGGGAATATTTGAGGAAGCCTAATGCAACTGACATTGCTCGGTTGTATTCGGCGCACGAGGAGAAACATGGTTTCAAGGGAATGTTGGGTAGCATTGACTGTATGCATTGGGCATGGAAAAATTGTCCCGTTGCATGGAAAGGTCAATATACGAGAGGTGATCATGGTCACCCGACGATCATGTTTGAAGCGGTTGCTTCATACGATATGTGGATATGGCATGCGTTTTTTGGGATGGCGGGTTCAAACAATGACATTAATGTGTTAAATCATTCTCCGTTGTTTGATTCCCTTCGTAAGGATAGAGCCGCACCTTCACCGTTTGAAGTAAACGGAAACCAGTATCCCTTTAGTTACTACTTGGCGGACGGGATATATCccgatttgtaa